One genomic region from Geotoga petraea encodes:
- a CDS encoding LysM peptidoglycan-binding domain-containing protein translates to MKKILFLLLALTMTILVLSTEIFYTVGFDDTLYSISKRINIPLNRIIEKNDLKEPYTIKPGQKLKINEVQERDFDFIFSKPNDKIIELFFNHFYQIAHHNFEYEIREDFMYNLTKLLYDNGYNKFADSTISLIVDQNHKEKALLLKSFTAVKRNNIHSLLKQLNEINNEDIKRNLEYTLSDLLLKSGYTEIAIDFRKRSVGKDSKKIILNQLSYKNNDFYLIKKLINNNEYESSFQIFSNNILTENLSPEKLLSVMDIFIEMINNEFIINNHREDFNKILVISWLMI, encoded by the coding sequence ATGAAAAAAATACTATTTTTATTATTAGCACTAACCATGACAATTTTAGTTTTATCAACAGAAATTTTTTACACCGTTGGGTTTGATGACACTTTGTATTCTATATCAAAAAGGATAAACATACCCTTAAACAGAATTATTGAAAAAAACGACCTAAAAGAGCCTTATACTATCAAGCCTGGGCAAAAATTAAAAATAAATGAAGTTCAGGAAAGAGATTTTGATTTTATCTTTTCTAAACCAAATGATAAGATAATCGAACTTTTTTTCAACCATTTTTATCAAATTGCCCATCATAATTTCGAGTATGAGATAAGAGAAGACTTTATGTATAACTTAACCAAACTCTTGTATGATAATGGTTATAATAAATTTGCAGATAGTACAATAAGTTTAATTGTTGACCAAAATCACAAAGAGAAAGCACTCCTTTTAAAATCATTTACAGCTGTAAAGAGAAATAATATACACTCACTTTTAAAACAGTTAAACGAAATAAACAACGAAGATATAAAAAGAAATTTAGAGTATACTTTATCTGATTTATTATTAAAATCGGGATATACTGAAATAGCGATTGATTTTAGAAAAAGAAGTGTGGGTAAAGATTCAAAAAAAATAATTTTAAATCAATTAAGTTATAAAAATAATGATTTTTACTTAATAAAAAAGCTTATAAACAACAATGAATACGAAAGTTCATTTCAAATTTTTTCAAACAATATTTTAACTGAAAATTTATCCCCAGAAAAGTTGTTGTCTGTTATGGATATTTTTATAGAGATGATAAACAATGAATTTATAATCAATAATCATAGAGAAGATTTTAATAAAATATTAGTGATAAGTTGGCTTATGATATGA
- a CDS encoding bifunctional methionine sulfoxide reductase B/A protein: protein MKENYKKLTPKEISVIVNKGTERPFTGEYDEFFEKGTYICKQCGLPLYKSEDKFNSGCGWPSFDDEIPAAINKNVDADGRRTEITCAYCGAHLGHVFHGEHLTNKNIRHCVNSISMDFIPDGEKIKYNRAIFAGGCFWGVEQLFKEKEGVVDTRVGYTGGRTKNPTYDQVCMGFTGHAEAVEVIYDTEKTSYEELTKLFFEIHDFTQKNRQGPDIGKQYRSAIFYTDEEQKKTAEKIINELESKDFNVETKVEEASTFYVAEEYHQDYYKKTGKQPYCHYKREVF from the coding sequence ATGAAAGAAAATTATAAAAAATTAACCCCAAAAGAAATATCTGTGATAGTTAATAAAGGTACAGAAAGACCGTTTACTGGAGAATATGACGAGTTTTTTGAAAAAGGAACGTACATCTGCAAACAATGTGGACTTCCACTATATAAATCAGAAGACAAATTTAATTCTGGTTGTGGGTGGCCAAGTTTTGATGATGAGATTCCAGCAGCAATCAATAAAAATGTAGATGCAGATGGAAGAAGGACAGAAATCACATGTGCCTATTGCGGGGCTCATTTAGGCCATGTTTTTCATGGAGAACATTTAACAAACAAAAACATAAGACATTGTGTTAACTCTATATCCATGGATTTTATACCAGATGGAGAAAAAATAAAGTATAACAGAGCTATTTTCGCTGGAGGTTGTTTTTGGGGAGTAGAACAACTTTTCAAAGAAAAAGAAGGTGTAGTAGACACAAGAGTAGGTTACACTGGTGGAAGAACTAAAAACCCAACTTATGATCAAGTCTGCATGGGATTCACTGGTCATGCAGAAGCTGTTGAAGTGATATACGATACAGAAAAAACAAGTTATGAAGAACTAACTAAATTGTTTTTTGAAATTCACGATTTCACACAAAAGAATAGACAAGGTCCAGATATTGGAAAGCAATACAGATCAGCTATTTTCTATACAGATGAAGAACAGAAAAAAACAGCAGAAAAGATAATAAACGAGTTAGAAAGCAAAGATTTCAATGTTGAAACAAAAGTAGAAGAAGCGTCTACTTTTTACGTTGCTGAAGAATATCACCAAGATTATTATAAAAAAACTGGTAAACAACCATATTGTCACTATAAAAGAGAAGTTTTTTAG
- a CDS encoding ArsR/SmtB family transcription factor, with protein sequence MNLNEYEVFKVADLFKAFSDETRVQIINILSEKELCVSDIVEVLDKNQTTISHQLRILRQSGFVYSRRDGRKNYYSLDEHISEIFKQAVNHIKEVEEI encoded by the coding sequence ATGAATTTAAACGAATACGAAGTGTTTAAAGTTGCTGATTTATTTAAAGCATTTAGTGATGAAACAAGAGTTCAAATAATTAATATTTTAAGTGAAAAAGAATTATGTGTCAGTGATATTGTAGAAGTTTTAGATAAAAATCAAACAACTATTTCGCATCAATTAAGAATATTAAGACAATCTGGATTTGTTTATTCAAGAAGAGATGGAAGAAAGAATTATTACTCTTTAGATGAACATATTTCTGAAATTTTCAAACAAGCTGTTAACCATATTAAAGAGGTGGAAGAAATATGA
- a CDS encoding cation diffusion facilitator family transporter, with the protein MNRQKEAYKVTFAGFLVNIILIVFKLLAGFLGNSSAMIADGIHSMSDFGSDIMVFFGFKISNKPADDNHNYGHERFETLTSFVISIMLIGVGIGISFSSVDKIINIINGEVIEVPGLIAFFAALISIISKEWIYRYTLKVGKKIKSKAIIANAWHHRTDSFSSIGALIGIGMAILLGDKFVILDPITALIVTVFIFKAGIEILMQSINEFLDVAIEEKDIKLIEDIIFNTDGVKDFHKLKTRALGNKISVEFHILVDKGLSITKAHEITDILENKLKNEFGDETHINIHIEPYKESEI; encoded by the coding sequence ATGAATAGACAAAAAGAAGCTTATAAAGTGACTTTTGCAGGTTTTTTGGTGAATATTATTTTGATAGTATTCAAATTATTAGCAGGTTTTTTAGGTAATTCAAGTGCTATGATAGCAGATGGAATACATTCTATGTCTGATTTTGGTTCAGATATAATGGTGTTTTTTGGGTTTAAAATTTCAAATAAACCAGCTGATGATAATCATAATTATGGACATGAAAGGTTTGAAACTTTAACTTCATTTGTTATTTCTATAATGCTTATAGGAGTAGGTATAGGCATTTCTTTTAGCAGTGTAGATAAAATAATAAATATAATTAATGGAGAGGTTATAGAAGTTCCGGGATTAATTGCTTTTTTTGCAGCTTTAATTTCTATAATTTCAAAAGAATGGATATATAGATATACTTTAAAAGTTGGTAAAAAGATAAAATCAAAGGCAATTATTGCAAATGCATGGCATCACAGAACAGATTCTTTTTCATCTATTGGAGCTTTAATTGGTATAGGAATGGCTATTCTTTTAGGGGATAAATTTGTTATTCTTGATCCAATAACTGCTTTAATAGTTACTGTTTTTATTTTTAAAGCTGGGATAGAAATATTAATGCAATCTATTAATGAATTTTTAGATGTTGCTATTGAGGAAAAAGATATTAAATTAATAGAAGATATTATTTTTAATACTGATGGTGTAAAGGATTTTCATAAATTAAAAACAAGAGCTTTGGGAAATAAGATTTCTGTTGAATTCCATATTTTGGTGGATAAAGGTTTATCTATAACAAAAGCCCATGAAATAACAGATATATTAGAAAATAAATTAAAAAATGAATTTGGAGATGAGACACATATAAATATTCATATTGAGCCTTATAAAGAATCGGAAATATAG
- a CDS encoding AEC family transporter has product MDYSSIFNQILILFILLIVGYISRKINIFDDKITKGLSDLILKITLPAMIIGSMIGNDNPDLAEKFGKILLISISVYSITFILALLLPRIIGSRPYELGVFEFAIMFSNVGFMGYPVTAAVFGEEGVFYAAIFNLPFNLLVFTIGIIFLSSKQGQKSKINPKLLINPGVIAVLIGFILFSLNINLPKAITGSLDLLGSVTTPLSMIVIGGLLAKVRINKIFSNYRVYIIMIFRLFLVPLVIYFVLKNFVGGVYLLGVPVLLSAMPVAANSAILAEEYKGNAELASQTVFISTLFSIISIPLITMFFIA; this is encoded by the coding sequence ATGGATTATAGTTCTATTTTCAATCAGATATTGATTTTATTTATACTCTTAATTGTAGGATATATCTCAAGAAAAATAAATATTTTTGATGATAAGATAACTAAAGGATTATCTGATCTTATTTTAAAAATAACACTTCCAGCTATGATTATTGGAAGTATGATTGGAAATGATAATCCTGACTTAGCTGAAAAATTTGGTAAGATATTGCTAATATCGATTTCTGTTTATTCTATTACTTTTATTTTAGCGTTACTTCTTCCAAGAATTATTGGATCAAGACCTTATGAATTAGGGGTTTTTGAATTCGCCATTATGTTTTCAAATGTTGGTTTTATGGGATATCCTGTTACTGCAGCTGTTTTTGGTGAAGAAGGAGTTTTTTATGCAGCTATATTTAATCTTCCTTTTAATTTATTAGTTTTCACGATAGGTATTATATTTTTATCTTCAAAGCAAGGTCAAAAATCAAAAATTAATCCAAAATTACTTATAAATCCTGGAGTAATAGCAGTTTTGATTGGATTTATTCTATTTTCTTTGAATATTAATTTACCTAAAGCAATTACTGGTTCTTTGGATTTACTTGGTTCGGTAACAACACCTCTTTCAATGATTGTCATAGGGGGATTACTTGCAAAAGTTAGAATAAATAAAATATTCAGCAATTATAGAGTATATATAATAATGATTTTTAGATTATTTTTAGTTCCACTTGTTATTTATTTTGTTTTGAAGAATTTTGTGGGCGGAGTATATCTTCTTGGTGTACCAGTATTGCTATCTGCCATGCCCGTAGCTGCAAATTCCGCCATACTTGCGGAGGAATATAAAGGGAACGCAGAGCTTGCCTCTCAGACGGTTTTTATAAGTACCTTGTTTTCAATTATTTCAATTCCTTTAATAACGATGTTTTTCATAGCATAA
- the pflA gene encoding pyruvate formate-lyase-activating protein, with product MDKLIGELHSFESLGTVDGPGLRFVIFMQGCPLRCKFCHNPDTWKINEAKYHRSPDFVLEHVLKYKNFLKRGGVTITGGEPFMQPEFLKEILKRLKKEGIHTAVDTSGYIFNEKVKEILEYVDLVLLDIKAIREKTYKNITGVELKPTIEFAKYLDKIDKPVWIRHVLVPGLNMDFEMIEELADFVSTLKNVEKVELLPFHQMGEHKWKQVEEKYELSNTEPPSDEDMEKAKDIFKKYELKV from the coding sequence ATGGATAAATTAATAGGGGAATTACATTCTTTTGAATCACTGGGAACAGTTGATGGACCAGGATTAAGATTTGTAATATTCATGCAAGGCTGTCCATTAAGGTGTAAATTCTGCCATAATCCAGACACATGGAAAATAAATGAAGCAAAATATCATAGATCCCCTGATTTTGTTTTAGAACACGTCTTAAAATACAAAAACTTTTTAAAAAGGGGTGGGGTGACAATCACTGGTGGAGAGCCTTTCATGCAGCCAGAATTCTTAAAAGAAATATTGAAAAGGTTAAAAAAAGAAGGCATACACACAGCAGTAGATACCTCAGGATACATTTTCAACGAAAAAGTAAAAGAAATTCTGGAATATGTTGATCTAGTACTACTAGATATAAAAGCTATAAGAGAAAAAACATACAAAAACATTACCGGTGTCGAACTTAAACCGACAATCGAATTTGCAAAATATTTGGATAAAATAGATAAACCTGTTTGGATAAGACATGTTCTTGTACCAGGACTGAATATGGACTTTGAAATGATAGAAGAATTAGCTGATTTTGTTAGTACTTTGAAAAATGTTGAAAAAGTAGAACTTTTGCCTTTTCATCAGATGGGAGAACATAAATGGAAACAAGTGGAAGAGAAATATGAATTATCCAATACAGAACCCCCAAGTGACGAAGACATGGAAAAAGCAAAAGATATATTCAAAAAATATGAATTAAAAGTATAA
- the pflB gene encoding formate C-acetyltransferase gives MFKEWNGFKGEKWKKNIDVRNFVQENYSEYTGDHNFLEGPTEDSKKIWNELSEMFKKENENGVYDTETKIPSQIDAYGPGYIDKKLEKIVGLQTDAPLKRAIFPNGGLRMVKQALDAYGYQLDKNTEEIYVKYRKSHNDGVFSAYTKEIRDCRRSGIVTGLPDAYGRGRIIGDYRRVALYGVDYLIQEKERVLNEKYDKYEMDEKLINQREEFTEQIQAFKALKRMAQSYGFDISKPAKNALEAVQWIYFAYLAAVKEQNGAAMSLGRVSTFLDIYIKRDMEEGQLTEKEAQELIDQFVIKLRIVRFLRTPSYNELFSGDPTWVTESLGGMGVDGRSLVTKTSYRFLNTLYNLGPAPEPNMTILWSEKLPENWKKFCTKVSIDTSALQYENDDLMRCDFGDDYGIACCVSPMKLGKQMQFFGARVNLPKALLYAINGGVDEISGAQVAPKYEPITSEYLEYDEVKEKFQNMLKWLAGVYVKALNIIHYMHDKYSYEAIQMALHDPEVIRTEAFGIAGLSIIADSLAAIKNAKVKPIRNEKGIAIDFEIEGDYVPFGNNEDETDQIAIDIVRYFMDELRKHKMYRDAIPTQSILTITSNVVYGKKTGSTPDGRKAGEPFAPGANPMHGRDKRGALASLSSVAKLPFEDANDGISYTFAITPSTLGKTDDERQENLISLLDGYFTPDGGQHLNVNVFKRELLEDAMEHPEEYPQLTIRVSGYAVNFVKLTREQQLDVIKRTISSKI, from the coding sequence ATGTTTAAAGAATGGAATGGCTTTAAAGGTGAAAAGTGGAAGAAAAATATAGATGTAAGAAATTTTGTTCAAGAAAATTACAGTGAATATACAGGAGACCATAATTTTTTGGAAGGTCCGACAGAAGATTCCAAAAAAATTTGGAATGAATTGAGTGAAATGTTCAAAAAAGAAAATGAAAATGGTGTATATGACACTGAAACCAAAATACCTTCTCAAATAGATGCATATGGGCCAGGATATATAGATAAAAAGTTAGAAAAAATAGTTGGATTACAAACAGACGCCCCCTTAAAAAGAGCTATTTTCCCAAACGGTGGTTTGAGAATGGTAAAACAAGCGTTAGATGCCTACGGATACCAATTAGATAAAAACACAGAAGAAATATATGTCAAATACAGAAAATCTCATAACGATGGAGTCTTTTCTGCTTACACAAAAGAGATCAGAGATTGCAGAAGATCAGGTATTGTTACTGGTTTACCAGATGCATACGGAAGAGGAAGAATAATTGGAGACTACAGAAGAGTGGCTCTATATGGAGTAGATTATCTCATCCAAGAAAAAGAAAGAGTGCTAAATGAAAAGTATGATAAATACGAAATGGATGAAAAACTAATAAATCAAAGAGAAGAATTCACAGAACAAATTCAAGCTTTTAAAGCATTAAAAAGAATGGCACAATCATATGGTTTTGATATTTCAAAACCTGCTAAAAATGCTCTCGAAGCTGTTCAATGGATATACTTTGCTTATTTAGCTGCTGTAAAAGAACAAAATGGGGCTGCGATGTCTCTTGGCAGAGTTTCTACATTTTTAGATATTTACATAAAAAGAGATATGGAAGAAGGACAGTTAACCGAAAAAGAAGCTCAAGAACTGATAGATCAGTTTGTTATAAAATTAAGAATCGTTAGATTTTTAAGGACCCCTTCTTACAACGAACTTTTCTCAGGAGATCCAACTTGGGTTACAGAATCTCTGGGTGGAATGGGTGTTGATGGAAGAAGTCTTGTAACGAAAACATCTTACAGATTTTTAAATACATTGTATAACTTAGGTCCTGCTCCAGAACCAAACATGACAATTCTTTGGTCAGAAAAATTACCAGAAAATTGGAAGAAATTCTGTACAAAAGTCTCTATAGATACATCAGCCCTACAATACGAAAACGATGATTTGATGAGATGTGATTTTGGAGACGACTACGGAATAGCTTGTTGTGTATCTCCAATGAAACTTGGAAAACAAATGCAGTTTTTTGGAGCAAGAGTAAACCTACCAAAAGCTTTGCTTTATGCTATAAATGGTGGTGTAGATGAAATATCTGGTGCACAAGTTGCACCAAAATACGAACCTATAACTTCTGAATATTTAGAATACGATGAAGTAAAAGAAAAATTCCAAAATATGCTTAAATGGCTGGCAGGAGTTTATGTAAAAGCATTGAACATAATACACTACATGCATGATAAATATTCTTACGAGGCTATTCAAATGGCTTTACACGATCCAGAAGTAATCAGAACAGAAGCATTTGGAATAGCCGGATTATCCATAATAGCCGATTCATTAGCAGCTATAAAAAATGCAAAAGTAAAACCTATTAGAAATGAAAAAGGTATTGCCATAGATTTTGAAATAGAAGGAGATTATGTTCCTTTCGGAAACAATGAAGACGAAACAGATCAAATTGCAATTGACATAGTTAGATATTTTATGGATGAGCTCAGAAAGCACAAAATGTACAGAGATGCTATACCAACTCAATCTATACTAACAATAACTTCTAACGTTGTCTATGGTAAAAAAACAGGTAGTACCCCAGATGGAAGAAAGGCTGGAGAACCTTTCGCACCTGGCGCAAATCCAATGCATGGTAGAGACAAAAGAGGTGCTCTTGCATCATTATCTTCAGTTGCCAAACTTCCATTTGAAGATGCCAACGATGGAATTTCATATACATTTGCAATAACTCCATCTACATTAGGAAAAACAGATGATGAAAGACAAGAAAATCTAATATCACTCCTGGATGGCTATTTCACCCCAGACGGAGGGCAACATTTAAATGTCAATGTTTTCAAAAGAGAACTACTGGAAGATGCCATGGAACATCCAGAAGAATATCCACAATTAACTATAAGGGTATCTGGATACGCCGTTAACTTTGTAAAACTAACAAGAGAACAACAACTTGACGTTATAAAGAGGACTATATCATCAAAAATATAA
- a CDS encoding TetR/AcrR family transcriptional regulator — translation MARRPNPKLREKRKMELIESIINIINENSISSTTTRKIANEAGLTIASLHYYFGSKDGAMVETAEYILESWIREVFEKPGDIEDMILDLFNPPDKMAAFSQIITYPYRSKVTLNNIQKVDEEFNSVIKDILRARGHDVDSSFTIADVIKTFLIGLGFKGYVYPEVINDEVKMVIEFLDLNKERE, via the coding sequence ATGGCAAGAAGGCCAAATCCAAAACTCAGAGAAAAGAGAAAAATGGAACTAATTGAGTCCATAATAAATATAATTAATGAAAACAGCATAAGTTCTACTACAACCAGAAAAATTGCAAATGAAGCTGGATTAACAATAGCTTCATTACATTATTATTTTGGTTCTAAAGATGGAGCAATGGTAGAAACTGCAGAATACATTTTGGAATCTTGGATTAGAGAAGTATTTGAAAAACCGGGGGATATAGAAGATATGATTTTAGACTTATTCAACCCTCCAGATAAAATGGCTGCATTTTCGCAGATTATAACTTATCCGTATAGATCTAAGGTTACTCTCAATAACATTCAAAAAGTAGATGAAGAATTCAACTCAGTAATCAAAGATATTTTAAGGGCAAGGGGACACGATGTTGATTCATCATTCACTATAGCAGATGTGATAAAAACCTTCTTAATTGGTTTAGGTTTTAAAGGATATGTTTATCCTGAAGTAATCAACGATGAAGTTAAAATGGTAATAGAATTTCTCGATTTAAATAAAGAAAGAGAATAA
- a CDS encoding polysaccharide biosynthesis/export family protein encodes MKKFGVLLLLIVPLLVFSYSVRIGDSIGVWVFGYEEYSASNLVVGPSGEITLPPIGRIEVEGKTIDEIEDILSEKMSEFVKNTRITAGVTNYAPFKVNVLGNVPRNGMLDIKKEQIKLSELISMVGGINNPEKTDQAIIRDFNGNEKIVDISWLLKGERGEDPFIEENSMVIFPVNYDKKVNLFSEFGTQSIDYYDGLTLKTVLSNINIPIDNVDDNLVLIRDSNYLNYSIDKIIKEKDVDLKSGDTIILKRIEKYAYALLKEKTIKVTFEKDEAMNVKNLIAKVQMNPQYIEKVTKDNKDLNLETEIKTGDFINIIPVENQIYLSGSFVNTGKIAFDVNTEITIPKILSVAKGFTPEYSGKLIEITKMGKTKVYDINPMNISEYTDIKVNSESTLIAESEERLAYIMGEISTLETYTLNDTLYDLLFKYDLSESYEIKYKTETTEGTLKGSDIEKQKAVELSGKVMISINKTKTDSVIYYKSGDSGAITKKEVTLMDIFQATGGFAPSSQGTIKVFKNNQLISEYTEDDVKNNPLTKVEKGSYVVVQPNLDYSYIVLMGSVQPKNIRSDIPVSLVEILAGSGFNWDYQESVWIYTANDEKVEVEIQDIEQIRNTMVAPGSIVYVPTIQDQLIYVLGNVSRPGPVAYTKEITLLDAVLKSGNATKAGDLKNVYLFKDGVENPPVSLDISGIIKANPIQSPMNPKLKPGDIIYIPQNGLASITEIMSTVSTFMGFINSSVDTYQNINSLF; translated from the coding sequence GTGAAAAAGTTTGGTGTACTATTATTATTAATTGTTCCCTTATTGGTTTTTTCATATTCAGTAAGAATAGGAGATTCAATTGGAGTTTGGGTGTTTGGCTATGAAGAATATTCTGCTTCTAATTTAGTCGTTGGTCCTTCTGGTGAAATAACACTACCTCCAATTGGAAGAATTGAAGTAGAAGGAAAGACAATAGACGAGATAGAAGATATTCTATCTGAAAAAATGTCAGAGTTTGTAAAAAATACAAGAATCACAGCTGGAGTAACTAATTACGCCCCTTTTAAAGTGAATGTTTTGGGAAACGTTCCAAGAAACGGCATGTTGGATATTAAAAAAGAACAAATAAAACTCTCTGAATTGATATCAATGGTTGGCGGCATTAACAATCCAGAAAAAACAGATCAAGCAATAATAAGAGATTTTAATGGAAACGAAAAAATAGTTGATATATCTTGGCTTTTAAAAGGTGAAAGAGGGGAAGACCCTTTTATTGAAGAAAATTCAATGGTAATATTTCCCGTCAATTACGACAAAAAAGTCAATCTTTTTTCTGAATTTGGAACTCAATCAATAGATTATTACGATGGTTTGACTTTAAAAACAGTTTTGTCAAATATTAACATTCCTATTGATAATGTTGACGATAATTTAGTGTTAATAAGAGACTCAAATTATTTAAACTACTCAATTGACAAAATAATCAAGGAAAAAGATGTTGATTTAAAATCTGGTGATACCATCATATTAAAAAGAATTGAAAAATACGCTTACGCTTTATTAAAAGAAAAAACTATAAAAGTCACATTTGAAAAGGATGAGGCTATGAATGTTAAAAACCTCATAGCAAAAGTTCAAATGAATCCACAATATATAGAAAAAGTGACTAAAGACAACAAAGACCTCAATTTAGAAACAGAGATAAAAACAGGTGATTTTATAAACATAATACCTGTTGAAAATCAAATTTATCTATCGGGCTCTTTTGTAAATACAGGGAAAATTGCTTTTGACGTAAATACTGAAATAACAATACCAAAAATACTTTCCGTTGCAAAAGGTTTTACTCCTGAATATTCTGGCAAACTAATAGAAATAACAAAAATGGGTAAAACTAAAGTTTATGACATTAATCCTATGAATATATCTGAATACACTGATATAAAAGTAAACTCAGAATCTACTTTAATTGCAGAGTCCGAGGAAAGATTAGCTTATATCATGGGGGAAATATCGACATTAGAAACTTACACACTCAACGATACATTATACGACCTACTATTCAAATACGATTTATCTGAATCTTACGAAATAAAATACAAAACTGAAACCACTGAAGGGACTTTAAAAGGTTCTGACATAGAAAAACAAAAAGCCGTGGAATTGTCTGGAAAAGTCATGATCAGTATTAACAAAACAAAGACAGATTCTGTGATTTATTATAAATCTGGTGATTCAGGTGCTATAACCAAAAAAGAAGTAACTTTGATGGATATTTTTCAGGCAACCGGTGGATTTGCACCATCAAGTCAAGGAACAATAAAAGTGTTCAAAAACAACCAATTAATTTCGGAATACACAGAAGATGATGTAAAAAACAACCCATTGACAAAGGTAGAAAAAGGTAGCTATGTCGTTGTTCAGCCTAATTTAGACTATTCTTATATTGTATTGATGGGGAGTGTTCAACCCAAAAACATTAGAAGTGATATACCTGTAAGTTTAGTCGAAATATTGGCTGGATCAGGATTTAACTGGGATTATCAAGAAAGTGTTTGGATATATACAGCAAATGATGAAAAAGTAGAAGTAGAAATACAAGACATAGAACAAATAAGAAATACCATGGTTGCACCTGGTTCAATTGTATATGTGCCTACTATACAGGATCAACTTATTTATGTTCTTGGTAATGTATCAAGGCCTGGACCTGTTGCTTATACAAAAGAAATCACTTTGTTAGACGCTGTGCTAAAATCTGGAAACGCTACAAAAGCTGGAGACCTTAAAAATGTTTACCTTTTCAAAGACGGCGTGGAAAATCCTCCAGTTTCATTGGACATTTCTGGAATAATAAAGGCAAACCCAATACAGTCACCAATGAATCCAAAACTAAAACCAGGAGACATAATTTACATTCCTCAAAATGGACTTGCAAGTATAACAGAAATAATGAGCACCGTTTCAACATTCATGGGATTTATAAACTCGAGCGTTGATACATATCAAAACATAAATTCATTATTTTAA
- a CDS encoding tetratricopeptide repeat protein codes for MENNEALKFNKIGTELMNEKKYEKALEYFLKSISVDPDNPVYYHNAGVCLMIEEERERAISLFKEAIRRNIEIEESVYYLSKLLYETKKFEELINLKINIKNSSYLYEISIDKAKSLITYGRADEALKIINQLKINGFATQELDLLYNMIKNKI; via the coding sequence GTGGAGAATAATGAAGCGCTAAAATTTAATAAAATTGGAACAGAATTGATGAATGAAAAAAAGTATGAAAAAGCACTGGAATACTTCTTAAAATCTATTTCTGTAGATCCTGATAACCCCGTTTATTACCACAATGCCGGTGTTTGTTTGATGATCGAAGAAGAAAGAGAAAGAGCAATATCTTTGTTTAAAGAGGCAATTAGAAGAAATATAGAAATAGAAGAATCTGTTTATTACTTGAGTAAATTACTGTACGAAACAAAGAAATTTGAAGAACTTATAAATTTAAAAATAAACATAAAAAATTCATCTTATTTGTATGAAATATCCATCGACAAAGCTAAATCTTTAATAACCTATGGAAGAGCAGATGAAGCCTTAAAGATTATAAACCAATTAAAAATTAATGGCTTTGCAACTCAAGAGTTAGACTTACTTTATAATATGATAAAAAATAAAATTTGA